From the Calditrichota bacterium genome, one window contains:
- the rpsJ gene encoding 30S ribosomal protein S10 — MAGQTIRIKLRAYDHRLLDKSTEKIIQTARNTGAEISGPIPLPTRRTVYTVLRSPHVDKKSREQFETRIHKRLIDIHNSTPKTVDALMKLELPAGVDVEIKG; from the coding sequence ATGGCTGGGCAAACCATCAGAATCAAATTGCGAGCATACGACCATCGGCTTCTGGACAAGTCCACAGAGAAGATCATCCAGACGGCCAGGAACACGGGCGCTGAAATATCCGGGCCCATCCCCTTGCCAACGCGCAGGACGGTGTACACGGTCTTGCGCTCGCCGCACGTCGACAAAAAGTCGCGGGAGCAGTTCGAGACGCGCATCCACAAGCGCCTCATCGACATCCACAACTCGACACCAAAGACGGTGGACGCGCTCATGAAGCTGGAGCTGCCTGCGGGCGTCGACGTGGAGATCAAGGGGTGA